In Sceloporus undulatus isolate JIND9_A2432 ecotype Alabama chromosome 7, SceUnd_v1.1, whole genome shotgun sequence, one DNA window encodes the following:
- the WDR31 gene encoding WD repeat-containing protein 31 isoform X3 encodes MGKRQSKVTLRYRAPSGCRSEGVSGSEPPPTARATLQHRPPAHDDAVASVAFLAPDLCVSGGKDKAVVVYNWHCGTVVRTFRGHEREVTKVSCLPEPSWLFSASRDKTVLMWGLHGADGAAQCFSGHDLVVTGLAVSPVFQQLCTGSRDNCVCTWDIETGVCLNRALISRNLVTHLCWVPGEPYIIQTSEDKTIRLWDTRGLQVAHACPPQQHIQTACDVSTDGRYCLSGSHGCSGEGGEATLWDLRHLRVRVREFWGHSQTTASCIFLPQGLASFPIVATSSHDGTVKVWSQQTGACVSTACLDGAGPLVSLAACGKATLLCASTNAGIHLLSIRSANGLGLQEVATF; translated from the exons ATGGGGAAAAGGCAGAGCAAAGTCACCCTGCGCTACAGAGCTCCCTCCGGATGCAG GAGTGAAGGAGTGAGTGGATCAGAGCCTCCTCCTACGGCTAGGGCCACCCTCCAACATCGCCCTCCTGCCCATGATGATGCTGTGGCCTCCGTGGCTTTCCTGGCGCCTGACCTCTGCGTGTCCGGTGGAAAAGACAAG gCTGTTGTTGTGTACAACTGGCACTGTGGCACCGTGGTAAGGACCTTCAGGGGTCACGAACGTGAGGTGACAAAG GTCAGCTGCCTCCCAGAGCCCAGCTGGCTCTTCAGTGCCTCTCGGGATAAAACTGTGCTGATGTGGGGGCTCCATGGGGCAGATGGGGCAGCCCAGTGCTTTTCAGGACATGATCTGGTGGTGACCGGCTTGGCTGTCAGCCCAG TTTTTCAGCAGCTCTGCACTGGCTCTCGTGACAACTGCGTGTGCACATGGGACATAGAGACAGGCGTCTGTCTGAACAGAGCATTAATTTCCAGAAATCTG GTGACACATCTCTGCTGGGTTCCTGGAGAGCCCTACATCATCCAGACCTCAGAGGACAAAACCATCAG ACTCTGGGACACACGGGGCTTGCAAGTGGCCCACGCCTGCCCTCCCCAGCAGCACATCCAGACGGCATGTGATGTGAGCACAGATGGTCGCTACTGTCTCAGTGGCAGCCATGGCTgtagtggagaaggaggagaggctaCG ctCTGGGACCTCCGACACTTGAGGGTCCGAGTGCGTGAATTCTGGGGCCATTCCCAGACTACAGCATCCTGCATCTTTCTCCCTCAAGGCCTGGCCTCCTTCCCCATTGTAGCTACCTCCTCTCACGATGGCACAGTGAAAGTCTGGAGCCAACAGACTGGAG CCTGTGTGTCCACTGCCTGCCTCGATGGAGCAGGGCCTCTGGTTTCTTTGGCTGCCTGTGGGAAGGCCACACTGCTCTGTGCCAGCACCAATGCCGGGATCCACTTACTGAGCATCCGCTCTGCCAACGGATTGGGGCTCCAGGAAGTGGCCACTTTCTGA
- the WDR31 gene encoding WD repeat-containing protein 31 isoform X5, whose protein sequence is MWGLHGADGAAQCFSGHDLVVTGLAVSPVFQQLCTGSRDNCVCTWDIETGVCLNRALISRNLVTHLCWVPGEPYIIQTSEDKTIRLWDTRGLQVAHACPPQQHIQTACDVSTDGRYCLSGSHGCSGEGGEATLWDLRHLRVRVREFWGHSQTTASCIFLPQGLASFPIVATSSHDGTVKVWSQQTGACVSTACLDGAGPLVSLAACGKATLLCASTNAGIHLLSIRSANGLGLQEVATF, encoded by the exons ATGTGGGGGCTCCATGGGGCAGATGGGGCAGCCCAGTGCTTTTCAGGACATGATCTGGTGGTGACCGGCTTGGCTGTCAGCCCAG TTTTTCAGCAGCTCTGCACTGGCTCTCGTGACAACTGCGTGTGCACATGGGACATAGAGACAGGCGTCTGTCTGAACAGAGCATTAATTTCCAGAAATCTG GTGACACATCTCTGCTGGGTTCCTGGAGAGCCCTACATCATCCAGACCTCAGAGGACAAAACCATCAG ACTCTGGGACACACGGGGCTTGCAAGTGGCCCACGCCTGCCCTCCCCAGCAGCACATCCAGACGGCATGTGATGTGAGCACAGATGGTCGCTACTGTCTCAGTGGCAGCCATGGCTgtagtggagaaggaggagaggctaCG ctCTGGGACCTCCGACACTTGAGGGTCCGAGTGCGTGAATTCTGGGGCCATTCCCAGACTACAGCATCCTGCATCTTTCTCCCTCAAGGCCTGGCCTCCTTCCCCATTGTAGCTACCTCCTCTCACGATGGCACAGTGAAAGTCTGGAGCCAACAGACTGGAG CCTGTGTGTCCACTGCCTGCCTCGATGGAGCAGGGCCTCTGGTTTCTTTGGCTGCCTGTGGGAAGGCCACACTGCTCTGTGCCAGCACCAATGCCGGGATCCACTTACTGAGCATCCGCTCTGCCAACGGATTGGGGCTCCAGGAAGTGGCCACTTTCTGA
- the WDR31 gene encoding WD repeat-containing protein 31 isoform X2, which yields MWANKETKSLSLIPSCPHARDLGNRLRASLLPLRWGKGRAKSPCATELPPDAGRRSEGVSGSEPPPTARATLQHRPPAHDDAVASVAFLAPDLCVSGGKDKAVVVYNWHCGTVVRTFRGHEREVTKVSCLPEPSWLFSASRDKTVLMWGLHGADGAAQCFSGHDLVVTGLAVSPVFQQLCTGSRDNCVCTWDIETGVCLNRALISRNLVTHLCWVPGEPYIIQTSEDKTIRLWDTRGLQVAHACPPQQHIQTACDVSTDGRYCLSGSHGCSGEGGEATVSSLDILNRLPKAKAGTGKMGERACVSTACLDGAGPLVSLAACGKATLLCASTNAGIHLLSIRSANGLGLQEVATF from the exons ATGTGGGCAAACAAGGAAACTAAGTCCCTCTCCTTAATTCCCTCTTGTCCTCATGCCAGGGACCTCGGTAACCGGCTCAGGGCCTCCCTTCTGCCTCTGAGATGGGGAAAAGGCAGAGCAAAGTCACCCTGCGCTACAGAGCTCCCTCCGGATGCAGGTAGGAG GAGTGAAGGAGTGAGTGGATCAGAGCCTCCTCCTACGGCTAGGGCCACCCTCCAACATCGCCCTCCTGCCCATGATGATGCTGTGGCCTCCGTGGCTTTCCTGGCGCCTGACCTCTGCGTGTCCGGTGGAAAAGACAAG gCTGTTGTTGTGTACAACTGGCACTGTGGCACCGTGGTAAGGACCTTCAGGGGTCACGAACGTGAGGTGACAAAG GTCAGCTGCCTCCCAGAGCCCAGCTGGCTCTTCAGTGCCTCTCGGGATAAAACTGTGCTGATGTGGGGGCTCCATGGGGCAGATGGGGCAGCCCAGTGCTTTTCAGGACATGATCTGGTGGTGACCGGCTTGGCTGTCAGCCCAG TTTTTCAGCAGCTCTGCACTGGCTCTCGTGACAACTGCGTGTGCACATGGGACATAGAGACAGGCGTCTGTCTGAACAGAGCATTAATTTCCAGAAATCTG GTGACACATCTCTGCTGGGTTCCTGGAGAGCCCTACATCATCCAGACCTCAGAGGACAAAACCATCAG ACTCTGGGACACACGGGGCTTGCAAGTGGCCCACGCCTGCCCTCCCCAGCAGCACATCCAGACGGCATGTGATGTGAGCACAGATGGTCGCTACTGTCTCAGTGGCAGCCATGGCTgtagtggagaaggaggagaggctaCGGTGAGCTCCTTGGACATCCTTAACAGGCTGCCAAAGGCCAAAGCTGGGACTGGGAAGATGGGTGAGAGAG CCTGTGTGTCCACTGCCTGCCTCGATGGAGCAGGGCCTCTGGTTTCTTTGGCTGCCTGTGGGAAGGCCACACTGCTCTGTGCCAGCACCAATGCCGGGATCCACTTACTGAGCATCCGCTCTGCCAACGGATTGGGGCTCCAGGAAGTGGCCACTTTCTGA
- the WDR31 gene encoding WD repeat-containing protein 31 isoform X1 codes for MWANKETKSLSLIPSCPHARDLGNRLRASLLPLRWGKGRAKSPCATELPPDAGRRSEGVSGSEPPPTARATLQHRPPAHDDAVASVAFLAPDLCVSGGKDKAVVVYNWHCGTVVRTFRGHEREVTKVSCLPEPSWLFSASRDKTVLMWGLHGADGAAQCFSGHDLVVTGLAVSPVFQQLCTGSRDNCVCTWDIETGVCLNRALISRNLVTHLCWVPGEPYIIQTSEDKTIRLWDTRGLQVAHACPPQQHIQTACDVSTDGRYCLSGSHGCSGEGGEATLWDLRHLRVRVREFWGHSQTTASCIFLPQGLASFPIVATSSHDGTVKVWSQQTGACVSTACLDGAGPLVSLAACGKATLLCASTNAGIHLLSIRSANGLGLQEVATF; via the exons ATGTGGGCAAACAAGGAAACTAAGTCCCTCTCCTTAATTCCCTCTTGTCCTCATGCCAGGGACCTCGGTAACCGGCTCAGGGCCTCCCTTCTGCCTCTGAGATGGGGAAAAGGCAGAGCAAAGTCACCCTGCGCTACAGAGCTCCCTCCGGATGCAGGTAGGAG GAGTGAAGGAGTGAGTGGATCAGAGCCTCCTCCTACGGCTAGGGCCACCCTCCAACATCGCCCTCCTGCCCATGATGATGCTGTGGCCTCCGTGGCTTTCCTGGCGCCTGACCTCTGCGTGTCCGGTGGAAAAGACAAG gCTGTTGTTGTGTACAACTGGCACTGTGGCACCGTGGTAAGGACCTTCAGGGGTCACGAACGTGAGGTGACAAAG GTCAGCTGCCTCCCAGAGCCCAGCTGGCTCTTCAGTGCCTCTCGGGATAAAACTGTGCTGATGTGGGGGCTCCATGGGGCAGATGGGGCAGCCCAGTGCTTTTCAGGACATGATCTGGTGGTGACCGGCTTGGCTGTCAGCCCAG TTTTTCAGCAGCTCTGCACTGGCTCTCGTGACAACTGCGTGTGCACATGGGACATAGAGACAGGCGTCTGTCTGAACAGAGCATTAATTTCCAGAAATCTG GTGACACATCTCTGCTGGGTTCCTGGAGAGCCCTACATCATCCAGACCTCAGAGGACAAAACCATCAG ACTCTGGGACACACGGGGCTTGCAAGTGGCCCACGCCTGCCCTCCCCAGCAGCACATCCAGACGGCATGTGATGTGAGCACAGATGGTCGCTACTGTCTCAGTGGCAGCCATGGCTgtagtggagaaggaggagaggctaCG ctCTGGGACCTCCGACACTTGAGGGTCCGAGTGCGTGAATTCTGGGGCCATTCCCAGACTACAGCATCCTGCATCTTTCTCCCTCAAGGCCTGGCCTCCTTCCCCATTGTAGCTACCTCCTCTCACGATGGCACAGTGAAAGTCTGGAGCCAACAGACTGGAG CCTGTGTGTCCACTGCCTGCCTCGATGGAGCAGGGCCTCTGGTTTCTTTGGCTGCCTGTGGGAAGGCCACACTGCTCTGTGCCAGCACCAATGCCGGGATCCACTTACTGAGCATCCGCTCTGCCAACGGATTGGGGCTCCAGGAAGTGGCCACTTTCTGA
- the WDR31 gene encoding WD repeat-containing protein 31 isoform X4: protein MWANKETKSLSLIPSCPHARDLGNRLRASLLPLRWGKGRAKSPCATELPPDAGRRSEGVSGSEPPPTARATLQHRPPAHDDAVASVAFLAPDLCVSGGKDKAVVVYNWHCGTVVRTFRGHEREVTKVSCLPEPSWLFSASRDKTVLMWGLHGADGAAQCFSGHDLVVTGLAVSPVFQQLCTGSRDNCVCTWDIETGVCLNRALISRNLVTHLCWVPGEPYIIQTSEDKTIRLWDTRGLQVAHACPPQQHIQTACDVSTDGRYCLSGSHGCSGEGGEATPVCPLPASMEQGLWFLWLPVGRPHCSVPAPMPGSTY, encoded by the exons ATGTGGGCAAACAAGGAAACTAAGTCCCTCTCCTTAATTCCCTCTTGTCCTCATGCCAGGGACCTCGGTAACCGGCTCAGGGCCTCCCTTCTGCCTCTGAGATGGGGAAAAGGCAGAGCAAAGTCACCCTGCGCTACAGAGCTCCCTCCGGATGCAGGTAGGAG GAGTGAAGGAGTGAGTGGATCAGAGCCTCCTCCTACGGCTAGGGCCACCCTCCAACATCGCCCTCCTGCCCATGATGATGCTGTGGCCTCCGTGGCTTTCCTGGCGCCTGACCTCTGCGTGTCCGGTGGAAAAGACAAG gCTGTTGTTGTGTACAACTGGCACTGTGGCACCGTGGTAAGGACCTTCAGGGGTCACGAACGTGAGGTGACAAAG GTCAGCTGCCTCCCAGAGCCCAGCTGGCTCTTCAGTGCCTCTCGGGATAAAACTGTGCTGATGTGGGGGCTCCATGGGGCAGATGGGGCAGCCCAGTGCTTTTCAGGACATGATCTGGTGGTGACCGGCTTGGCTGTCAGCCCAG TTTTTCAGCAGCTCTGCACTGGCTCTCGTGACAACTGCGTGTGCACATGGGACATAGAGACAGGCGTCTGTCTGAACAGAGCATTAATTTCCAGAAATCTG GTGACACATCTCTGCTGGGTTCCTGGAGAGCCCTACATCATCCAGACCTCAGAGGACAAAACCATCAG ACTCTGGGACACACGGGGCTTGCAAGTGGCCCACGCCTGCCCTCCCCAGCAGCACATCCAGACGGCATGTGATGTGAGCACAGATGGTCGCTACTGTCTCAGTGGCAGCCATGGCTgtagtggagaaggaggagaggctaCG CCTGTGTGTCCACTGCCTGCCTCGATGGAGCAGGGCCTCTGGTTTCTTTGGCTGCCTGTGGGAAGGCCACACTGCTCTGTGCCAGCACCAATGCCGGGATCCACTTACTGA
- the BSPRY gene encoding B box and SPRY domain-containing protein yields RAAFPVRRPLPAPPGAARPVGRGEGRLLRQVSLRAFFFFLLFLRGPWRRRPRGLPGDRPPVPAARPTGCPSTASAARRGARCAEAARVRPRRRRGAAAAAGTTGCDPLAQEARRRRDQLVDRCEKLQLQSAIIGRFLAESLPQKSQRLVSEASCAREALIQRLNLVRSACESEEQRLLEAAHSEEERAQQSILTQQAHWTQALQRLEALRTYLVAAVTSTDDWGLLQAEEEIFERMEEAEGILEPRESEKLNFNPRCVQSLLVNRLWAAAALLSRASATDDIHFDKKTASHLLVLSEDKKTLTFSPKKARTELDGLARFDHWPNALAEESFCKGLHVWRVRVSKSGAYKLGVAYGSLQRKGSGPQSRLGHNPDSWVFSRYDKEFQFSHNNSHEAVELLRCPVEIGVLVDMDAGELLFFDPESCALLYAHHQAFTSPLYPAVAVADQSVSLV; encoded by the exons AGGGCGGCCTTCCCAGTCCGGAGGCCCCTCCCTGCTCCTCCTGGGGCTGCCAGGCCGGTCGGACGGGGCGAAGGGCGTCTCCTGCGACAGGTGAGCCTGcgcgccttcttcttcttcctcctcttcctccggggCCCATGGCGGAGGAGGCCTCGGGGACTGCCGGGGGATCGGCCTCCGGTCCCTGCTGCCAGGCCCACGGGCTGCCCCTCGACCGCTTCTGCTGCCAGGAGAGGCGCCCGGTGTGCGGAGGCTGCCAGGGTCCGGCCTCGGCGTCGGAGGGGGGCTGCTGCGGCTGCCGGGACCACCGGCTGCGACCCCTTGGCCCAGGAGGCCCGGCGGAGGAGG GACCAACTTGTGGACCGGTGTGAGAAGCTGCAGCTGCAAAGTGCCATCATTGGCCGGTTCCTGGCGGAGTCCCTGCCCCAGAAGTCCCAGCGCCTGGTG aGCGAGGCCAGCTGTGCAcgggaggccctgatccagcgcctGAACCTGGTGAGGAGCGCCTGTGAGAGCGAGGAACAGCGGCTGCTGGAGGCAGCCCACTCCGAGGAGGAGCGAGCCCAGCAGAGCATCCTCACCCAGCAGGCCCACTGGACCCAGGCCTTGCAGAGGCTGGAGGCCCTCCGGACCTACCTGGTGGCCGCCGTCACCTCCACCGATGACTGGGGCCtcctg cAGGCGGAGGAGGAAATCTTTGAGCG AATGGAGGAAGCCGAGGGGATCCTGGAGCCCCGGGAATCAGAGAAGCTGAACTTCAATCCACGCTGCGTTCAGAGTCTGCTGGTCAACCGCCTGTGGGCCGCAGCAGCTCTTCTCTCCAGGGCTTCAG CCACAGATGACATCCACTTTGACAAAAAGACAGCCAGCCACCTTTTGGTGCTCTCAGAGGACAAGAAGACGCTGACCTTCAGCCCCAAGAAAGCCAGGACTGAGCTGGACGGACTGGCCCGCTTTGACCACTGGCCCAACGCTTTGGCAGAAGAGTCCTTCTGCAAGGGGCTGCATGTCTGGAGGGTCCGAGTGAGCAAGAGTGGTGCATACAAGCTGGGAGTGGCATATGGCTCACTGCAGCGCAAGGGGTCGGGCCCCCAGTCCCGCCTGGGCCACAACCCAGACTCCTGGGTCTTCTCCCGCTACGATAAAGAGTTCCAGTTTTCACACAACAACTCCCATGAGGCAGTTGAACTGCTCAGGTGCCCGGTAGAAATCGGGGTGCTGGTGGACATGGATGCTGGGGAACTGCTCTTCTTTGACCCAGAATCATGTGCCCTTCTCTATGCCCACCACCAGGCTTTCACCAGCCCCCTGTACCCTGCTGTGGCTGTGGCTGACCAGAGTGTTTCTCTGGTATGA
- the HDHD3 gene encoding haloacid dehalogenase-like hydrolase domain-containing protein 3 isoform X1, translated as MQWVTHIAEAGLQTIQVKLRVLSRGWMTICRWSFDCPSWTARPVASSTVMLRLRLLTWDVKDTLIRLRLPVGESYSAGARAQGLQVSAESLEASFHKAHQAQSHRFPNYGLEKGLDSKQWWLDLVLETFRLSGIQDEGLLQPLAEKFYQDYSSPDNWELLPAARETLHQCQQLGIPMAVVSNFDRRLPDVLTRCGLRQHFAFVLSSEEAGFAKPDKRIFLEALRISGVAPQLAAHVGDDYKNDYRAAREAGMHSFLLKGVADQMGDQRQAEVPHGHLLESLSQLPSRIERD; from the exons ATGCAGTGGGTAACACACATTGCAGAGGCTGGGTTACAAACGATACAAGTTAAACTGagggttttaagcagaggctggatgaccatctgtcggtggagctttgatt GCCCATCGTGGACAGCCAGACCTGTTGCTTCTTCCACCGTCATGCTGAGGCTCCGGCTGTTGACTTGGGATGTGAAGGACACACTGATCCGGCTCCGGCTCCCAGTGGGGGAGAGCTACTCAGCAGGGGCCCGGGCCCAGGGTCTCCAGGTGTCGGCCGAATCCCTTGAGGCTTCCTTCCACAAGGCCCACCAGGCCCAAAGCCACCGATTCCCCAACTACGGCCTGGAGAAGGGCCTGGACTCCAAACAGTGGTGGCTGGACCTCGTCTTGGAGACCTTCCGGCTCTCTGGCATCCAGGACGAAGGCCTCCTCCAGCCTCTTGCAGAGAAATTCTACCAGGATTACAGCAGCCCGGACAACTGGGAGCTGCTCCCAGCAGCCCGGGAGACCCTCCACCAGTGCCAACAGCTGGGCATCCCCATGGCTGTGGTCTCCAACTTTGACCGGAGGCTGCCAGACGTCTTGACCCGCTGCGGCCTCAGGCAGCACTTTGCATTTGTCTTGAGTTCAGAGGAAGCAGGATTTGCCAAGCCAGACAAACGGATCTTTCTGGAAGCCCTCCGCATCTCAGGAGTGGCCCCCCAACTAGCCGCTCATGTGGGGGATGACTACAAGAATGACTACAGGGCCGCCAGGGAGGCAGGGATGCACAGTTTCTTGCTCAAAGGGGTGGCTGACCAAATGGGAGACCAGCGGCAAGCAGAAGTACCCCATGGCCACCTCCTGGAATCCCTCTCCCAGCTGCCCTCCCGGATTGAGCGAGATTAG
- the HDHD3 gene encoding haloacid dehalogenase-like hydrolase domain-containing protein 3 isoform X2, which produces MLRLRLLTWDVKDTLIRLRLPVGESYSAGARAQGLQVSAESLEASFHKAHQAQSHRFPNYGLEKGLDSKQWWLDLVLETFRLSGIQDEGLLQPLAEKFYQDYSSPDNWELLPAARETLHQCQQLGIPMAVVSNFDRRLPDVLTRCGLRQHFAFVLSSEEAGFAKPDKRIFLEALRISGVAPQLAAHVGDDYKNDYRAAREAGMHSFLLKGVADQMGDQRQAEVPHGHLLESLSQLPSRIERD; this is translated from the coding sequence ATGCTGAGGCTCCGGCTGTTGACTTGGGATGTGAAGGACACACTGATCCGGCTCCGGCTCCCAGTGGGGGAGAGCTACTCAGCAGGGGCCCGGGCCCAGGGTCTCCAGGTGTCGGCCGAATCCCTTGAGGCTTCCTTCCACAAGGCCCACCAGGCCCAAAGCCACCGATTCCCCAACTACGGCCTGGAGAAGGGCCTGGACTCCAAACAGTGGTGGCTGGACCTCGTCTTGGAGACCTTCCGGCTCTCTGGCATCCAGGACGAAGGCCTCCTCCAGCCTCTTGCAGAGAAATTCTACCAGGATTACAGCAGCCCGGACAACTGGGAGCTGCTCCCAGCAGCCCGGGAGACCCTCCACCAGTGCCAACAGCTGGGCATCCCCATGGCTGTGGTCTCCAACTTTGACCGGAGGCTGCCAGACGTCTTGACCCGCTGCGGCCTCAGGCAGCACTTTGCATTTGTCTTGAGTTCAGAGGAAGCAGGATTTGCCAAGCCAGACAAACGGATCTTTCTGGAAGCCCTCCGCATCTCAGGAGTGGCCCCCCAACTAGCCGCTCATGTGGGGGATGACTACAAGAATGACTACAGGGCCGCCAGGGAGGCAGGGATGCACAGTTTCTTGCTCAAAGGGGTGGCTGACCAAATGGGAGACCAGCGGCAAGCAGAAGTACCCCATGGCCACCTCCTGGAATCCCTCTCCCAGCTGCCCTCCCGGATTGAGCGAGATTAG